A genomic window from Sebastes fasciatus isolate fSebFas1 chromosome 7, fSebFas1.pri, whole genome shotgun sequence includes:
- the or55e1 gene encoding olfactory receptor 51E2 produces MLEASLGTNFSHSTFVFRGFPALQKHRRLLALPFSASYLTVLLGNSLLVYVIRSVESLHSPMYLLICTLCVVDVLVVTAIIPNMLLSFLFDWDEISLAGCLTQMFFTHFLSSLESTLLLAMALDRYVAICQPMRYAKIIDSSMFVKLLLFTLVRSGSIMATLVGLAGSLRFCGSNAIRHCYCDHMALVSLACDGTEKNSAGGLAVIVCFVGVDIPLIFFSYMKILSVVLRTAAAGENRWKAFHTCGTHLIVMMCFYLVGSVTFLSHNLNDPIPTDVNTLMGLLYILFPATVNPVIYGVRTKEIRNGFFRIFKVQVKNMMTVKVSPAGTGQT; encoded by the coding sequence ATGTTGGAGGCGTCGCTGGGCACGAACTTCTCCCACAGCACCTTCGTGTTCAGAGGTTTCCCGGCGCTGCAGAAACACCGCCGGCTGCTGGCACTGCCGTTCTCCGCCTCCTACCTGACGGTGCTGCTGGGAAACTCTCTGCTGGTGTACGTGATCCGCAGCGTGGAGAGTCTGCACAGCCCCATGTACCTCCTCATCTGCACACTCTGCGTCGTCGACGTCCTCGTGGTCACCGCCATCATCCCCAACATGCTCCTCAGCTTCCTCTTCGACTGGGACGAGATCTCATTGGCTGGCTGCTTGACTCAGATGTTCTTCACTCACTTCCTGTCCTCACTGGAGTCGACGCTGCTGCTGGCGATGGCGCTGGACCGCTACGTGGCCATCTGCCAACCAATGCGCTACGCCAAAATCatcgactcctccatgttcgTGAAGCTGCTGCTCTTCACGCTGGTCCGCAGCGGCTCCATTATGGCGACGCTGGTCGGTTTGGCCGGTTCACTGCGGTTCTGCGGCTCGAACGCGATCCGGCACTGCTACTGCGACCACATGGCGCTGGTCAGCCTGGCGTGCGATGGCACGGAGAAAAACAGCGCGGGGGGCCTCGCTGTGATCGTCTGCTTCGTGGGCGTGGACATACCGCTCATCTTCTTCTCCTACATGAAGATCCTGAGCGTCGTGTTGCGAACCGCGGCGGCCGGCGAAAACCGCTGGAAGGCGTTTCACACTTGTGGCACTCATCTGATCGTCATGATGTGTTTCTACCTGGTGGGCAGCGTCACATTCCTCTCTCACAACCTCAACGACCCCATACCGACGGACGTCAACACCCTCATGGGACTCCTCTACATCCTGTTCCCAGCGACGGTCAACCCCGTCATCTACGGAGTTCGAACTAAGGAAATTAGAAACGGCTTTTTTAGGATTTTTAAAGTCCAAGTGAAGAATATGATGACAGTGAAGGTTTCTCCTGCTGGAACAGGACAAACGTGA